In Chitinibacter sp. SCUT-21, a single genomic region encodes these proteins:
- a CDS encoding septation protein A, giving the protein MKFLFDLFPILLFFGAYSYTNDIFLATGVAIGATVLQVVYSWVRHRHVDNMLWISLVLITVMGGLTLIFHNKQFIMWKPTILYWLFTVVLIGAWHIKKNNLIEKLMGASITLPRPIWTKLLYAWALFFLAMGALNIYVFHSFSEALWVKFKVFGTLVLTLAFVVAQSLYLSKHMLPEQEEKPADSE; this is encoded by the coding sequence ATGAAATTCCTCTTTGACCTATTTCCAATCTTGTTGTTTTTCGGCGCGTATAGTTATACCAACGATATTTTCCTCGCCACGGGCGTGGCCATCGGAGCAACCGTACTCCAGGTCGTGTACAGCTGGGTTCGTCACCGCCACGTTGACAATATGCTGTGGATTAGCTTAGTACTCATCACGGTCATGGGCGGCCTCACGCTGATTTTCCACAATAAACAATTCATTATGTGGAAACCCACCATTTTGTACTGGCTGTTTACCGTAGTCCTGATCGGGGCGTGGCACATCAAAAAAAACAATTTGATTGAGAAGCTCATGGGCGCATCGATTACGCTTCCACGCCCGATTTGGACGAAATTGTTGTACGCTTGGGCCTTGTTTTTCCTCGCAATGGGCGCACTTAATATCTATGTGTTCCACAGTTTCTCTGAAGCCTTGTGGGTGAAGTTCAAAGTATTTGGCACCTTGGTGCTGACCTTAGCCTTTGTCGTGGCACAAAGCCTTTACCTATCAAAACACATGTTGCCCGAGCAGGAAGAAAAGCCTGCCGATTCTGAATAA
- a CDS encoding dihydroneopterin aldolase — protein sequence MDIIYLQQVRAETVIGWYDWERTQSQVVELDLEIGLPSARACVSDDLVDTIDYDKVVTHLRTVMAEKHFLLIEALAEHIAHILIHDFGAPWIKVSVTKLNILKDVARVGVTIERGQRGH from the coding sequence ATGGACATTATTTATTTACAGCAAGTGCGCGCCGAAACTGTGATTGGCTGGTATGACTGGGAGCGCACCCAGTCGCAGGTCGTTGAGTTGGATCTGGAAATCGGCCTGCCTTCTGCGCGCGCCTGTGTGTCAGACGATCTGGTCGATACCATCGATTACGATAAAGTCGTCACGCATTTGCGCACGGTAATGGCTGAAAAGCACTTTTTGCTGATCGAGGCCTTGGCCGAACATATCGCGCATATTTTGATTCACGACTTTGGCGCCCCATGGATCAAGGTGTCGGTGACCAAGCTCAATATTCTGAAAGATGTCGCTCGCGTTGGCGTGACGATTGAGCGTGGACAGCGCGGTCATTAA
- a CDS encoding Crp/Fnr family transcriptional regulator: MLEMLKAIPLLQGFPDDQLEYILHTGLKRNMPKGTFLFREGDPAESMYVMIEGRARSFTSDNQGKEFVFMEVEPGDAIGEISLIDEEPRGWSCQCEEDSSFLMFTKQEFREAMEREPHVKDLVIQNLAAMVRHLSTTMKNLALLDVYGRVRALFESMLIVEDGVEMVNQPLTQQAIADRVGSSREMIARILKELVFGGYIRLENKRIIIVQKLPERF, from the coding sequence ATGCTGGAAATGTTAAAGGCAATCCCGCTTTTGCAGGGGTTTCCCGATGATCAGTTGGAGTACATTCTTCATACTGGTTTAAAGCGCAATATGCCAAAAGGCACGTTCTTATTCCGTGAAGGCGATCCTGCTGAGTCGATGTATGTGATGATCGAAGGCCGCGCGCGCAGCTTTACCAGTGATAACCAAGGTAAAGAATTTGTCTTTATGGAAGTTGAGCCGGGTGATGCGATTGGCGAGATTTCTTTGATTGATGAAGAGCCACGTGGTTGGTCATGCCAGTGTGAGGAAGACTCGAGTTTCTTGATGTTTACTAAGCAAGAATTTCGTGAGGCGATGGAGCGTGAACCGCATGTAAAAGATTTGGTTATCCAAAATCTGGCAGCGATGGTTCGCCATTTATCTACCACGATGAAAAACTTGGCCTTGCTCGATGTGTACGGCCGCGTTCGTGCTTTGTTTGAATCAATGTTGATTGTGGAAGATGGCGTTGAGATGGTTAATCAGCCGCTCACTCAGCAAGCGATTGCCGATCGCGTTGGTTCTTCGCGCGAAATGATTGCACGTATTTTGAAAGAGTTGGTGTTTGGTGGTTATATCCGTTTGGAAAACAAACGGATTATTATTGTACAAAAACTGCCCGAACGTTTCTAA
- a CDS encoding Tim44-like domain-containing protein encodes MARFSQAFMVVLMSTTLFASHIAEAKRVGSGRSAGMQRQAAPAPQRQAAPQQPAPMAPVPVQQKKSSSGMMGGILGGLAVGGLLGYMMGNNASGAAEGDGMPWGTLLLLGALTAGGVMLLRRRKSTPVGQAHAYAGVPAMNPAQMSSSPAPAINPQATAFQAPQQNDLSGGFRIGQGVGGAYSLPATPITRLPDGTESAAFLRQARASFLHMQALNSPEQAEEMRRYMTPELFAMLKDDIASNDDLAEFPELNLNIIEAVDEGGRMVASVEFSGRVSESLNAPAVPFKEVWHFVRPMQGDPRWLLAGIQQI; translated from the coding sequence ATGGCTCGTTTTAGTCAAGCTTTTATGGTGGTGCTGATGAGCACGACCTTGTTTGCTAGTCACATTGCCGAAGCAAAACGCGTTGGCAGTGGCCGCTCAGCCGGGATGCAGCGCCAAGCTGCGCCAGCGCCGCAACGTCAAGCCGCGCCGCAGCAACCTGCGCCAATGGCACCGGTGCCTGTGCAGCAGAAAAAGAGCAGCAGCGGCATGATGGGGGGCATCTTGGGTGGTCTCGCAGTCGGTGGTTTGCTCGGTTATATGATGGGCAATAATGCATCTGGCGCCGCAGAAGGCGACGGCATGCCTTGGGGTACTTTGCTTTTGCTCGGCGCATTGACTGCCGGTGGCGTGATGTTGCTACGTCGTCGTAAATCAACGCCAGTAGGTCAAGCGCACGCTTACGCAGGTGTGCCAGCGATGAATCCTGCCCAGATGAGCTCTTCACCTGCGCCTGCAATCAATCCACAAGCAACGGCGTTTCAAGCGCCACAACAAAACGATTTAAGCGGTGGCTTCCGTATTGGCCAAGGTGTTGGTGGTGCATACTCATTGCCAGCAACACCAATTACGCGTTTGCCGGATGGTACTGAGTCTGCGGCCTTCTTGCGCCAGGCGCGTGCAAGCTTCTTGCACATGCAGGCACTTAATTCGCCAGAGCAAGCCGAAGAAATGCGCCGCTATATGACGCCTGAATTGTTTGCGATGCTCAAAGACGATATCGCTAGCAACGATGATTTGGCGGAGTTCCCAGAGTTGAATCTGAATATCATCGAAGCCGTTGATGAGGGCGGCCGCATGGTGGCGAGCGTGGAATTTAGCGGTCGCGTCAGCGAAAGCCTGAATGCACCAGCGGTGCCGTTTAAAGAAGTTTGGCACTTTGTTCGTCCAATGCAGGGTGATCCACGCTGGTTGTTGGCGGGTATTCAACAAATTTAA
- the smpB gene encoding SsrA-binding protein SmpB codes for MVIADNRKAFHEYFIEERIEAGIVLEGWEVKSIRAGRVQLKESYVIYKGGDFYLFGCHISPLINASSHVLPDVVRTRKLLLKQNEINKLAIKVDRAGYTIVPVNMHFTRGYIKLEIGVAKGKKQHDKRQTEKEREWQREKARIVRDHTKQAS; via the coding sequence ATGGTCATCGCCGACAACCGTAAGGCGTTTCACGAATATTTTATCGAAGAACGAATCGAAGCAGGCATCGTTCTGGAAGGCTGGGAAGTCAAATCGATTCGTGCTGGACGCGTACAACTCAAAGAATCATATGTGATTTATAAAGGGGGCGACTTTTACCTGTTCGGCTGCCATATTTCACCGCTGATTAATGCCTCGTCGCACGTCTTGCCCGACGTAGTGCGCACGCGCAAATTGCTACTCAAACAAAACGAAATCAACAAGCTGGCGATCAAGGTGGACCGCGCTGGTTACACCATCGTGCCCGTGAATATGCATTTCACGCGCGGCTATATCAAGCTGGAAATTGGCGTGGCCAAGGGTAAAAAGCAGCACGATAAACGTCAAACCGAGAAAGAGCGCGAATGGCAGCGGGAGAAGGCGCGCATTGTGCGCGACCACACCAAACAAGCTAGCTGA
- the plsY gene encoding glycerol-3-phosphate 1-O-acyltransferase PlsY, with translation MNLTLVFFIIGAYLIGSLSFAVIVSRVMGLADPRSYGSNNPGATNVLRSGNKKAAALTLLGDALKGWVAVFAAQQLAPVVGVNAPEEFNTLIAAVALAVTVGHMWPVFFQFKGGKGVATAAGILLALNLWLGLATLGIWLFVAKGLKISSLSAICAAIAAPFLCWYFLPVQVYIAAVIAISVLLIVRHKQNIMGLISGKEGKIGEKAN, from the coding sequence ATGAACCTCACCTTAGTATTTTTCATCATTGGCGCCTATTTGATTGGCTCTTTATCGTTTGCCGTCATCGTGAGCCGCGTCATGGGCTTGGCCGATCCACGCAGTTATGGCTCCAATAATCCGGGCGCGACCAATGTCTTGCGCTCCGGCAATAAAAAAGCCGCCGCGCTCACGCTACTGGGCGACGCACTCAAAGGCTGGGTTGCCGTGTTTGCAGCGCAGCAGCTCGCACCGGTGGTTGGCGTCAATGCCCCAGAAGAATTTAATACCTTAATCGCCGCCGTCGCGCTAGCGGTGACCGTTGGCCATATGTGGCCGGTGTTTTTCCAATTTAAAGGTGGCAAAGGCGTTGCGACTGCGGCGGGGATTTTGCTGGCGCTCAACCTATGGCTGGGCTTAGCGACTTTAGGCATCTGGCTGTTTGTCGCCAAAGGCTTGAAGATTTCATCGCTATCGGCGATCTGCGCCGCAATTGCGGCACCTTTTTTGTGCTGGTATTTCCTGCCCGTCCAAGTCTACATCGCCGCAGTGATTGCAATCAGCGTACTGCTGATTGTTCGTCACAAGCAAAACATTATGGGCTTAATCAGCGGCAAAGAAGGCAAGATTGGCGAAAAGGCTAATTAA
- a CDS encoding BolA family transcriptional regulator produces the protein MSITDEIRTRLQSLEFESLELFDDSAAHAGHAGAASGGGHYELTIVSSAFIGKKTLERHRMVYQPLADLIPHRIHALSIRALTPDEF, from the coding sequence ATGAGCATTACCGACGAAATTCGCACGCGTTTGCAGTCGCTGGAGTTTGAAAGCTTAGAGCTATTTGACGATAGTGCAGCCCACGCGGGCCATGCCGGCGCAGCCAGTGGCGGCGGGCATTATGAATTAACAATTGTATCGAGCGCGTTTATTGGCAAAAAAACGCTGGAGCGGCACCGTATGGTGTACCAGCCCTTAGCTGATCTAATTCCGCATCGCATACATGCACTCAGTATCCGAGCGCTAACGCCGGATGAATTTTGA
- a CDS encoding YciI family protein, translating into MPLYAIIGTDKPDSLADRLAVRPAHLARMEELKNEGRLILAGPFPAIDSVDPGPAGFSGSLIVAEFENLSAAQSWISEDPYVTDGIFTEVVVKPFRHVLP; encoded by the coding sequence ATGCCTTTGTATGCCATTATCGGTACCGATAAACCAGACTCATTAGCTGATCGTCTCGCCGTGCGCCCTGCGCATTTGGCACGGATGGAAGAGTTGAAAAATGAAGGTCGCTTGATTTTAGCGGGCCCGTTTCCTGCTATTGACAGCGTCGATCCTGGGCCAGCAGGTTTCAGCGGCAGTTTGATTGTTGCCGAATTCGAAAACCTTTCAGCGGCCCAAAGCTGGATTAGTGAAGACCCTTACGTGACAGATGGCATTTTTACCGAAGTCGTGGTAAAACCCTTCCGTCATGTATTGCCCTAA
- a CDS encoding peptidylprolyl isomerase, giving the protein MFKANRLALAIAAASLSASVFAAPAGTVATVNGVAIPQAKSDAFVNDLAQRGQKDSPELRAKIKDELIKNEVVYQEAIKKGMDKSPEAMAQLDMLKQRIVIGAYINQYVKANPITDAELRKEYDKIKVNFGGKEYKARHILVATEAEAKAIIEDLKKGKKFDDLAKAKSMDKGSGSNGGDLGWSNPKNFVPEFGGALEKMPKGKISDPVKTQFGFHVIKLDDVRDAKGPSYDEVKPQLEQQIQGQRIQKLVDDLMKNAKIVQ; this is encoded by the coding sequence ATGTTTAAAGCAAACCGTTTGGCTCTGGCCATTGCTGCTGCTAGCTTGTCAGCTAGTGTTTTTGCTGCTCCGGCAGGTACTGTGGCCACCGTCAATGGCGTCGCTATTCCACAAGCTAAATCAGACGCATTTGTGAATGATTTGGCACAACGTGGTCAGAAAGACTCTCCAGAATTGCGCGCAAAGATCAAAGATGAATTGATCAAAAACGAAGTGGTTTACCAAGAAGCGATCAAAAAAGGCATGGATAAAAGCCCAGAAGCCATGGCGCAATTGGATATGCTGAAACAGCGCATCGTGATCGGCGCGTACATCAATCAGTACGTTAAAGCCAACCCAATTACTGATGCCGAACTGCGCAAAGAATACGACAAAATCAAAGTGAACTTTGGCGGCAAAGAATACAAAGCGCGTCACATTTTGGTGGCCACTGAAGCTGAAGCTAAAGCGATTATCGAAGACCTGAAAAAAGGTAAAAAATTCGATGATTTGGCCAAAGCTAAATCAATGGACAAAGGTTCAGGCTCAAACGGCGGTGATTTGGGTTGGTCGAATCCAAAGAACTTCGTTCCTGAATTCGGCGGCGCACTAGAAAAAATGCCTAAAGGCAAAATTTCTGACCCAGTGAAAACGCAATTTGGTTTCCATGTTATCAAGCTAGATGACGTGCGTGATGCGAAAGGCCCTTCTTACGATGAAGTGAAACCACAATTGGAACAACAAATCCAAGGGCAGCGCATTCAAAAACTGGTTGATGATTTGATGAAAAACGCCAAAATCGTCCAGTAA
- the cyaY gene encoding iron donor protein CyaY: MTESEFLSASDAIFAQIETALDDVDFDVDPLLSGNVLEIEFEDGSKVIVNRHTPNQELWIAAKSGGYHYRQQGGAWINTRGDGEFFADLAAAISAHAGEPFAFGR; the protein is encoded by the coding sequence ATGACTGAATCTGAATTCTTAAGCGCAAGCGACGCCATTTTTGCGCAAATCGAAACTGCGCTCGACGACGTTGATTTTGATGTTGATCCTCTATTATCTGGCAATGTGCTCGAGATCGAATTTGAAGATGGCAGCAAAGTTATCGTCAATCGCCATACCCCCAATCAAGAGTTATGGATAGCCGCTAAATCGGGGGGCTACCACTATCGCCAGCAGGGTGGGGCGTGGATCAATACGCGCGGCGACGGCGAGTTTTTTGCCGATCTGGCGGCTGCAATTAGCGCGCATGCGGGCGAGCCGTTTGCCTTCGGTCGTTAA
- a CDS encoding asparaginase, whose amino-acid sequence MKRIFCLYTGGTIACVDGPNGLAPQQGILSKLIADLAFKHIPDVAITLHEYATPLDSSAMTPHHWQQIAQDIASRIDDFDGFVVLHGTDTMAWTGAALHWQLDHIHKPVILTGSQRPWVHVGSDAPANMLLALQSAASAPAGVQLAFGGLLLPAHCVKKLDADHDTAYAAPNAPKNTTSNDKDFTYLPLNPQQHILALKLYPGCETAITGMINSQTWDGIVVESYGSGNLPQHAALIAALQAQADHGAVIINCTQCIAGEVRQGLYAAGSVFNTLGAWPAGRRSVEAATTWLYTHLARAPKDVLALAWQAIAVL is encoded by the coding sequence ATGAAACGAATTTTTTGTCTGTATACCGGCGGCACGATTGCCTGCGTCGATGGCCCGAATGGCTTGGCGCCGCAACAGGGTATATTAAGCAAGCTCATTGCTGATTTAGCTTTTAAACATATACCCGATGTAGCGATTACACTGCACGAGTACGCTACGCCGCTTGATTCTTCGGCGATGACACCGCACCACTGGCAGCAAATCGCACAAGACATCGCCAGCCGCATCGACGATTTCGATGGTTTTGTTGTGCTGCACGGCACCGACACGATGGCTTGGACGGGCGCAGCGCTGCATTGGCAACTGGACCATATTCACAAGCCTGTGATTCTGACCGGTTCGCAACGCCCATGGGTGCATGTGGGCAGCGATGCGCCTGCGAATATGCTGCTGGCCTTGCAAAGCGCAGCTTCTGCGCCGGCCGGCGTTCAGTTGGCATTTGGTGGTTTGCTATTGCCAGCGCATTGCGTGAAAAAACTCGACGCCGATCACGATACGGCGTACGCCGCGCCGAATGCGCCCAAGAACACCACTTCGAACGATAAAGATTTTACGTATCTACCACTCAATCCGCAGCAGCACATTTTGGCGCTCAAACTCTACCCCGGTTGCGAGACGGCCATCACCGGCATGATCAATAGCCAAACTTGGGATGGCATCGTGGTTGAGAGCTATGGCAGCGGCAATTTACCGCAACACGCGGCGCTGATCGCCGCACTACAAGCGCAGGCCGATCACGGCGCGGTGATTATCAATTGCACGCAATGCATCGCCGGCGAAGTACGCCAAGGGCTGTACGCGGCGGGCAGCGTGTTTAACACCTTGGGCGCGTGGCCAGCCGGACGGCGCAGCGTTGAAGCGGCGACCACTTGGCTGTATACGCACTTGGCGCGCGCACCAAAAGATGTTTTAGCACTGGCGTGGCAAGCCATCGCTGTGCTATAG
- a CDS encoding M48 family metalloprotease, translating into MRSKIIAASLALIMAIPPVSYAEKLPDMGDVSQQGLSKQQEREIGESAMRQIRRSGIMIEDPEIIAFLSAMGNRLTDAAEVYEPQFTFFPLLDSSVNAFAIPGGFVGVHTGLIVQAQHESEVASVLAHEVAHVTQNHIARLIEGMKASPWLSLAGIAAAIVAGSMGRGDAAAAAIAATTAVSVQRQLDYTYSFEQEADRIGMQTLQKSGYDPAAMAVFFERLQKHNRIVENNAPEYLRTHPVTMKRISDAQNRLGDSKYRQVPDSAEFLFMREKSRALQFGGREAVSYYQKTINEKRYASEAAQHYGLAFAYYLNREYEPAWQALQKTKAVFGTKSHPTLEYLAGSIRLAQGNSSEAVKILSEASVRFSGSRALLYGLLDSQIEAGMYEQAKAGLDDALAMYASDAQLYQRAAKLYGKQGKAMLQHQMQGEYYLRLKEYSSALEQFNLALRQPNPDFYVQSGVEARIREIESLDQPKKK; encoded by the coding sequence TTGAGGTCTAAAATTATTGCTGCCAGCTTGGCGCTGATCATGGCGATTCCTCCTGTGAGCTATGCAGAAAAATTGCCCGATATGGGTGATGTGTCACAGCAAGGCCTGAGCAAACAGCAAGAGCGTGAAATCGGCGAATCGGCGATGCGGCAAATTCGCCGCAGCGGCATTATGATTGAAGACCCCGAAATCATCGCTTTTCTGAGTGCGATGGGTAATCGCCTGACCGACGCCGCCGAAGTGTACGAGCCGCAATTTACTTTCTTCCCTTTGCTCGATAGCTCGGTTAATGCGTTTGCGATACCGGGTGGTTTTGTCGGCGTGCATACTGGCCTGATTGTGCAAGCTCAGCATGAGTCTGAAGTTGCCAGCGTCTTGGCGCACGAGGTGGCTCACGTTACGCAAAACCATATTGCCCGCTTGATCGAAGGTATGAAAGCCAGTCCGTGGCTGAGTTTAGCGGGGATTGCTGCTGCCATTGTTGCTGGTAGCATGGGGCGGGGTGATGCGGCGGCGGCGGCGATTGCGGCAACGACCGCAGTTTCGGTGCAACGCCAGCTCGATTACACCTATTCGTTTGAGCAAGAAGCCGATCGTATCGGCATGCAAACCTTGCAAAAGTCGGGTTACGATCCGGCAGCTATGGCGGTGTTTTTTGAGCGCCTGCAAAAACATAATCGCATCGTTGAAAATAATGCGCCAGAATATTTGCGCACTCACCCGGTGACGATGAAGCGGATTTCAGACGCGCAAAATCGCTTGGGCGATAGTAAATATCGGCAAGTGCCTGACTCGGCCGAGTTTTTGTTTATGCGCGAAAAAAGTCGCGCCTTGCAGTTTGGCGGCCGTGAAGCCGTGTCGTATTACCAAAAAACCATTAATGAAAAACGCTACGCCAGCGAAGCCGCGCAGCACTATGGTTTGGCGTTTGCCTACTATTTAAACCGCGAATACGAGCCCGCTTGGCAGGCTTTGCAAAAAACCAAAGCCGTGTTTGGCACTAAATCGCACCCAACTTTAGAATATTTGGCGGGCAGCATTCGCTTGGCGCAAGGCAATAGCAGCGAGGCGGTGAAGATCTTAAGCGAGGCGAGCGTTCGTTTTTCTGGAAGTCGCGCCTTATTGTACGGCTTGCTCGATTCACAAATTGAGGCCGGAATGTACGAGCAGGCCAAGGCAGGCTTGGATGACGCCTTGGCAATGTATGCCAGCGATGCGCAGCTGTACCAACGCGCCGCTAAGTTGTACGGCAAACAGGGTAAGGCGATGCTGCAGCATCAAATGCAGGGCGAATATTATTTGCGCTTAAAAGAATATTCGTCGGCGCTGGAACAATTTAATTTGGCCTTGCGCCAGCCCAACCCCGATTTTTATGTGCAATCGGGCGTTGAGGCGCGAATTCGTGAAATTGAAAGCCTAGATCAGCCGAAAAAGAAATAA
- a CDS encoding helix-hairpin-helix domain-containing protein, translating to MLKKLVMTLFATFMLSASAFAAVNINTATATELEALNGIGPEKAKDIIDYRTKNGPFKTAEDIMKVPGIKEGTFAKIKADVTVNGKTSAVAAVKAPAKAESKAAPTMKPTAEPKATKAPKATKAPKAGASEPAKK from the coding sequence ATGTTGAAAAAACTAGTTATGACCTTGTTTGCCACTTTCATGCTGTCAGCTTCGGCATTTGCTGCTGTTAATATTAACACCGCTACTGCGACCGAGTTGGAGGCGCTTAATGGCATTGGCCCAGAAAAAGCCAAGGACATCATCGACTATCGTACCAAAAATGGCCCGTTTAAAACGGCTGAAGATATTATGAAAGTGCCAGGTATTAAGGAAGGTACTTTTGCCAAAATTAAAGCTGACGTAACTGTAAATGGTAAAACAAGCGCAGTCGCGGCGGTAAAAGCCCCAGCTAAAGCCGAGTCCAAAGCGGCTCCAACTATGAAGCCAACCGCAGAGCCAAAGGCGACCAAAGCGCCTAAAGCAACCAAAGCGCCAAAAGCGGGCGCTAGTGAGCCAGCAAAGAAATAA
- a CDS encoding Crp/Fnr family transcriptional regulator, whose product MGYEAVLAKVELFSTLPVEDLLELENVATRRHFSKGVLIFNEGEPVDHLLVLIEGRMRIFHNNDAGREFVYGVADAGTSFGELALFADEERAVSAEAEEDCVFLAISRTNFLTLLSQHPELKDHMLLTAMNVIRHLTKTVSDLALKDVYGRIRKVFEALAVPTEEGGLIEDQLTQQDLADRVGASREMIAKVMKELVAGGYVQTGRRRILILKKLPEHF is encoded by the coding sequence ATGGGATACGAAGCAGTTTTAGCTAAAGTCGAACTATTTTCTACCTTACCCGTTGAGGACTTGCTCGAACTTGAAAACGTTGCAACGCGGCGCCACTTCTCAAAAGGGGTGCTGATTTTTAATGAAGGTGAGCCGGTAGATCATTTATTGGTGCTCATCGAAGGCCGGATGCGTATTTTTCATAATAATGATGCGGGGCGTGAATTTGTATATGGCGTTGCTGATGCAGGAACCAGCTTTGGTGAGTTAGCGCTGTTTGCTGATGAAGAGCGTGCAGTGAGCGCAGAAGCCGAGGAAGATTGCGTCTTTCTCGCTATTTCCCGTACCAATTTTCTGACCTTGCTGTCTCAGCATCCAGAGCTGAAAGATCACATGCTGCTGACGGCCATGAATGTGATTCGCCATTTAACCAAAACAGTCAGTGATTTGGCATTGAAAGACGTGTACGGGCGAATCCGTAAAGTGTTTGAAGCCTTAGCCGTGCCGACCGAAGAGGGCGGTTTGATCGAAGATCAGTTAACGCAACAAGATTTGGCTGATCGCGTAGGGGCTTCGCGCGAAATGATTGCCAAGGTGATGAAAGAACTCGTTGCAGGCGGTTATGTCCAAACGGGTCGTCGCCGTATTTTAATTTTAAAAAAGCTGCCTGAGCATTTTTAA
- a CDS encoding DUF1841 family protein — MLYLIKTMLFNPSRDQARRFFITSWQKHQQGLQLADLEAIVIDVLMAHPEYHQYLSEDYIDRDWPPEHGDSNPFLHISLHLAIAEQLSIDQPAGVRQLYSQLHAQYGDAHKALHDMLECLGEMIWQAQRHNTAPDPKIYLEGLRARVKIRS, encoded by the coding sequence TTGCTCTATTTGATTAAAACCATGTTGTTCAACCCGAGTCGCGACCAAGCCCGCCGTTTTTTTATCACCAGCTGGCAAAAACATCAGCAAGGCCTGCAACTGGCCGACCTTGAAGCCATCGTGATTGATGTGTTGATGGCGCATCCGGAATACCATCAATATTTGAGCGAAGACTATATTGATCGTGACTGGCCACCCGAGCATGGCGACAGCAACCCGTTTTTGCACATTAGCCTGCATTTAGCGATTGCCGAGCAACTATCGATTGACCAACCGGCTGGCGTGCGCCAACTGTACAGCCAATTGCATGCGCAATACGGCGACGCACACAAAGCTTTGCACGATATGCTCGAATGCTTGGGCGAAATGATTTGGCAAGCACAACGCCACAATACCGCACCAGATCCCAAGATCTATTTAGAAGGTTTACGTGCGCGCGTTAAGATACGCAGCTAG
- a CDS encoding lipoprotein: MRALIAFICSAFVLSACGFKGPLYLPNDQPVDSSKASAVTASAIQ; this comes from the coding sequence ATGCGCGCCCTGATTGCATTTATCTGCTCAGCCTTTGTGCTCAGCGCTTGCGGCTTTAAAGGCCCCTTGTATTTACCGAACGATCAGCCGGTCGATAGCAGCAAAGCCAGTGCGGTAACGGCTTCTGCCATTCAATAA
- a CDS encoding DedA family protein: protein MQTVAWLLGLWFSAFSSATILPGNSEAVFAAALHFQPQLWLLAWVAVSIGNIMGGLLTVWMGRKLPAAPTLTHSPRLARCLDWAQRLGPMSLLLSWVPVVGDALCGLAGWLRWPVWPVVVCLSLGKIARYGVMVWMLI, encoded by the coding sequence ATGCAAACTGTCGCGTGGCTGCTCGGCCTGTGGTTTTCGGCGTTTAGTTCGGCAACGATTTTACCGGGTAACTCCGAGGCGGTTTTTGCCGCTGCGCTGCATTTTCAACCGCAATTATGGCTGCTGGCGTGGGTTGCGGTGTCGATCGGCAATATTATGGGCGGCTTGCTTACCGTATGGATGGGGCGCAAATTGCCAGCCGCACCGACCTTGACGCACTCGCCGCGTTTAGCGCGTTGTCTTGATTGGGCGCAGCGCCTTGGGCCGATGTCCTTATTGTTGTCGTGGGTGCCGGTAGTTGGCGACGCTTTGTGTGGTTTGGCGGGTTGGTTGCGCTGGCCAGTTTGGCCGGTTGTGGTTTGCTTAAGTTTGGGTAAAATTGCCCGTTACGGGGTAATGGTTTGGATGTTAATCTAG